A single region of the Triticum dicoccoides isolate Atlit2015 ecotype Zavitan chromosome 2B, WEW_v2.0, whole genome shotgun sequence genome encodes:
- the LOC119367544 gene encoding uncharacterized protein LOC119367544, translated as MEPKQPAANLAAAAAEPEEDEADEEMEDALLDRAQALISRAVEQEANPNPPHGDSSRSSRRVPQRQGNMTIAAKAGVTLEIPNGAVLENKRLTVKQEGQAPASDVEAAYTTQTHATYNHGAMGNDEFLLLFMPVQECRKWFLAGWTSFNRSSSTH; from the exons ATGGAGCCCAAGCAGCCGGCGGccaacctcgccgccgccgccgccgagccggaggaggacgaggcggacgaggagatggaggacgcgctgctggaccgcgcgcaGGCCCTCATCTCCCGCGCCGTCGAGCAGGAGGCCAACCCCAACCCGCCGCACGGCGACTCCTCGCGCTCCAGCCGCCGCGTCCCTCAACGTCAG GGCAACATGACCATCGCAGCCAAGGCTGGAGTCACGTTGGAAATCCCAAACGGGGCTGTGCTCGAGAACAAG AGGCTCACAGTTAAACAAGAAGGCCAGGCTCCAGCCAGTGATGTTGAGGCTGCCTATACAACACAGACCCATGCCACTTACAATCACG GAGCAATGGGAAATGATGAGTTCCTGCTTCTTTTTATGCCGGTTCAGGAGTGTAGGAAGTGGTTCCTCGCCGGTTGGACGTCGTTCAACCGCAGCTCTAGCACCCACTGA